The DNA segment CACGAGCTCGTCCACGGGGGGGACGACGACGGGCGGTAGTGCTTTCCGTTCGGTCACGACGCCGGTGATCGACCCGATCGAGCGCAGCTGCTCGACGGTCCGCCCGTCCATGACCTGCAGAGTGTCCGCGGTGGCGACGTCGCCGCCGACGCGCACGCTCGACTGCACAGTCACCTGGCCGCTGGCGGTCACATCACCACCCACCCGGACGTTGGAGTCCATCCGCACCGTTCCCCCGGCGGTGATCGACCCGTCGACGGAGCAGTCGTTGGTCAGCGTGACCGAGCCCGTGGCGATGACGTCGCCGCCCACGTGACCGCGCGAATCGCACGTGAAGTCGCCGTCGACGACCGCGTCGGCGGCAGGGCCCACGAGGCTGGTGCTGTTCGTGATCGTGAGGTTCGAGGCGGACCGCACGACGCCGGAGCGTCGCATAGGGGTCGCGTCCTCGGCCGCGACGGGACCCTCGGTGGCGCCGAAGCCCACACCCCCACGGTCGTCCGTCACGACCAGCGCGACCTGGTACAGCCCGGGTTCGGCGAAGGTGTGCTCCACCGTGGCACCCTCACCCGTCGTGCCGTCGCCGAAGTCCCACTCGTAGCGGACGACGCGCCCGCCCACCACGCTGGAGCCGGTCCCGTCGAAGGAGAGGGTCCGACCCGTCCCGGAGGTGCGGACGACCGCGACCGGCAGCGGTGCGAGGACCTCTTCCTCGTACGTGGACAGCGTGACGGGTTCTCCTTCGGGGGCCACGTCGAGGCCGTACGAGGAGATGGTCCACTCACCGGCTTCGGCGTCGGGGACCGTGAAGTACTCGTACGTGGGACCGTTCGCGTGGTCGGCCTCGCGCGGTTCCGAGCGCGTGTACCGGACCCCGCTGGGGGAGATGAGCGTGGTCTCGACATCGCTCCCGGGCCAGGCGACGTTCACGGAGACCGTCCTGCCCGACACGGTGAACTTCCGGACCACGGTCTGCCCCGGGAGGATGTCGTAGGTGGGCCGGGTGATCGTCGCCAGCTGCGACTGGATGCGCGCGGCCATCCGGGCGTGCCCGAGGGGGTTGGGGTGGAAGGACTCGTTGTCCGCGCCCTTGTGCTGCGCGGTGAAGAGGATCCCGTTGATGGCGGGCGCGGGGGCGCAGGCGTCCTGCAGGGTCAGGACGTCGGCCATGTTGACGTGCTCGAAGCCCACCTGCTGTGCGGCCCTGCCGATCGCTGCGTCGGCGCGGTCGATGCTGGAGTTGATCCACTTCTGGTCCGACCCCCTGATGAACTGGCAGTTCTGGTTCAGGAAGTTCGACTGGTTGAAGAAGCGCGGGTAGCTGACCACGACGACGCGGGCGTACGGCGCCTTGGCCCGCACGACGCGGTAGAGGCTGACCAGGTCCGTCCTGAGCTTGCCCTTCTCCAGGCTCGTCAGGTTCCTGTCGACGTCCGCGCCGAAGTTCTTCTGGCAGCTGGGACCGAACGTGTTCAACGGGTTCAGCCCCTGCACGATGCAGTTCTTGAGGGTTCCGGAGAAGTCCAGGTCGTTGCCGCCGATCCCGATGGTGACCAGTCGGGTGTCGTACCCGAGGGAGTCGATCTGCGGGTTCTCGGACTTGAAGGTCGAGACCAGGTCGCCCATCTTCGCCCCCGAGCACGCCTCGAAGTCGAGGTCGAGGCGAACGGTCGTGCTCGCCAGCACCTTCGGGTAGGCCAGGGTCGAGCGGTGGCAACCGCCGAAGGCGCCGGTGCCGTCCTCGTAGAGGTAGGAACCCTCGCCGGACTGGAACGAGTCGCCGAGAGCGACGTACTTGTCGGCCACCACGCCCTGGTTGCGCACCTTGAAGACGTAGCGGCCGGGTACCGAGGATCCCAGTGAACTGTGGACTAGGCCGTTCGGCGAGGAGTCCAGGAAGGCTCCCGACTCCCCGGACCCGGGGAGTTCGGTCCCGGGGCGGGTGGAGGGCTGCTCCGACGTCCCGCCGGGACGGCCGCTGGCGAAACCGATCCGGGCGGGGGTACCCCCGAGGCCGTTCCTGCCCCCGCTGGCGTCCCCGGTCTCCCACTGGACCCCGTCGTAGTTGAAGACGATGTCGAAGGCGCCCCGCCCCTGGTCGGGGCGGGCGACCAGGAGCAGCTGGAACGAGTTCAGCTTGTCCGTCTTGCCGTTGTAGTACCCCACGTTGCGCCAGTCGACGCAGAACGCTTCGTGGCCCTCGTAGACGGTGGTCCCGTACCCGTAGCGAACGACGTCCGAGCCGGTGGGCCGGGTGTCCACGTCGGCGAAGAAGGGGGCGATGATCGCACGAGAGGTGTCCTTCAGGCCGAACGGCGTGAAGGTCGACAAGGCCTGGTCGAAGGTCACGTTGCCGTTGTTGTTGACGAAGACGTGGTCGTGGGTCTGGCCGTAGAAGTTGACCTCGAAGGGCAGGTCGACGCGGGGTCCGGACCCGTCGTCGTTGCGCGGCAGGCTGTTGCGCGAGCAGGCAGCCGCATCGACCATCGCGTGACCGGGCGCGGCGTGAGCGGCGCCCGGTAGCGCGAGCAGCGCGCTCGCTACGGTCAGGGTGGCGACCAGGCCTGCGGCCAGTCGTCTCAATGTGATCGTGCGCCTCCTGTGAGTGATCAGCAGGACGACTGTGTAGGCGGGTCGGGAGGGTGGAGGCTGGTTCGTCACGCGGTCACCCGTTCGCTGCCCCAGGTGTCACCGTTGGGACGCACCCGGAGGTGCTGACCACCTCGGATGGGTGCCCACCTCGCTCCCCGTGACCGGGGACGAGGTGGGCCACCCGGACGGGTGAGGTCAGGAGCAGGTGACCGCGGCCGGCGTCGCGGTGCTGCCCGTCGCGGCGAGCTGGTAGCCGAACGTCGTGGTCGCGCCCGCGGCGAGGGAGCCGTTCCAGGACGCGTTCTCCACCGTCAGCGTCCGTCCCGACTGCGTCCAGGTGCCGTTCCACAGGTTCGTCACCGTCTGACCGGCGGGCAGCGTCGCCACCGTCGTCCAGCCCGTGCGGGCCTGGGCGCCGTTGGTGACCGTGACGGTCTGCACGGCGCCGGCGCCCCAGGCCGAGTCGGTCCGCGGGGTGGCCGAGCACACGGGCCGCCCCGAGGTCGGGCGCTTCGCGCGGGTCACGGTCGGGGTGGGGCTCGCCGTGGGGGTCGGGTTCGCCGTGGGGGTGGGGCTGGTCGCCGCGCCGGTGCCCGCGGAG comes from the Kineococcus mangrovi genome and includes:
- a CDS encoding nidogen-like domain-containing protein, coding for MVDAAACSRNSLPRNDDGSGPRVDLPFEVNFYGQTHDHVFVNNNGNVTFDQALSTFTPFGLKDTSRAIIAPFFADVDTRPTGSDVVRYGYGTTVYEGHEAFCVDWRNVGYYNGKTDKLNSFQLLLVARPDQGRGAFDIVFNYDGVQWETGDASGGRNGLGGTPARIGFASGRPGGTSEQPSTRPGTELPGSGESGAFLDSSPNGLVHSSLGSSVPGRYVFKVRNQGVVADKYVALGDSFQSGEGSYLYEDGTGAFGGCHRSTLAYPKVLASTTVRLDLDFEACSGAKMGDLVSTFKSENPQIDSLGYDTRLVTIGIGGNDLDFSGTLKNCIVQGLNPLNTFGPSCQKNFGADVDRNLTSLEKGKLRTDLVSLYRVVRAKAPYARVVVVSYPRFFNQSNFLNQNCQFIRGSDQKWINSSIDRADAAIGRAAQQVGFEHVNMADVLTLQDACAPAPAINGILFTAQHKGADNESFHPNPLGHARMAARIQSQLATITRPTYDILPGQTVVRKFTVSGRTVSVNVAWPGSDVETTLISPSGVRYTRSEPREADHANGPTYEYFTVPDAEAGEWTISSYGLDVAPEGEPVTLSTYEEEVLAPLPVAVVRTSGTGRTLSFDGTGSSVVGGRVVRYEWDFGDGTTGEGATVEHTFAEPGLYQVALVVTDDRGGVGFGATEGPVAAEDATPMRRSGVVRSASNLTITNSTSLVGPAADAVVDGDFTCDSRGHVGGDVIATGSVTLTNDCSVDGSITAGGTVRMDSNVRVGGDVTASGQVTVQSSVRVGGDVATADTLQVMDGRTVEQLRSIGSITGVVTERKALPPVVVPPVDELVAGSAPATDLSWGQWLKATAQANQAPSWSQGLSANPGCTLASWSAGGNVVSTAGATRIDATRAVSGCSSVSLQDQTLRLEGDLTIVAEGLTSTNGLRVVSADGAAHTLRIVVPGTLDGCATGRDIALVGPTTADDQVTVRLETPGRVRLDGQTDLRGAVVTGCLSATGAVTLRTV